A segment of the Pelecanus crispus isolate bPelCri1 chromosome Z, bPelCri1.pri, whole genome shotgun sequence genome:
AGAGGAAAGCCGTGCCAGCCTCGGCGGGTACCAAGAACTCTGGTGGCCAGTGCAGTGGCTGGACCTCCACAGAGTCTCTCTCTTCGTCCAACAGTGATGAGAACAAGCAGTCTTGTCTGGCAGCGAGGAGTCAAGTAGCCTCATCCATTGCTGCGAGACCTTCGGTTTCCTTTGAAGCATCTCCTTCCTACTTAACTGTCCCTGAGACCAGGcagcttcctcctccctccccgcagcctcctcGGCACAACCTCCATGTAACAAAAACCCTCATGGAAACGCGGAGGCGACTCGAGCAGGAGAGGATGATGCAGGTCACACCTGGAGATGTCCGCAGGCCCCGGCTTTCCAGCTTTGGAGGCATGggctccaccagctccctcccctctttCGTGGGATCCAGCGGGTACGGTCACATgtctcagcagctgcagaacGGGTATCAGGGGAACGGCGACTACGGTGCCTGCTTCAGCCCCTCCTTGGGCAGTTCCATTCGTCACAGCCCCATGAGCTCGGGGATATCCACACCGGTCACCAACGTGAGCCCGGTGCATCTGCAGCACATCAGGGAGCAAATGGCCGTTGCCCTCAAGCGTCTCAAGGAGCTCGAGGAGCAAGTCAAGACCATTCCCGTGCTGCAGGTCAAAATTTCAGTGTTacaggaggagaagaggcaCATGATGGCTGAACTCAAAAACCAGAGGAAAGCCACTCAAAATGACACGTACGGTTTCAGAAAGCGATCCTACAGTGCGGGAAACGCAGAGCAGTGGGAACACATGTCTCAGGTGAGAAGAGGCGGGGAACTGTATATAGATTGTGAGGAAGAGGTGGAGAGCGTGGAGCAGAGCTCTCAGAGGATAGAGGAGTTCAGGCAGCTGACTGCTGAGATGCAAgccctggagaaaaaaatccaggatAGCAACTATGACAGTCCAGCAAACCTCCGGGTAAACAGAGAAAGCCTGACAAAAGAAACCAGATCTGTTGCTGTAGGTGCTGATGAGAACATGAACGATGTGATTATATACAACAGATCTGCAAGGCAACACAGAGAAGTAGCTGTGGGGACGGAGAAAGAAGTGAGAGAGGCTGGGGTTGGGGTGACAGAAGCCATGCTTGGCTTGTCTACGGAGGTTGAGAAGGAGATAGAGCTTCAGCAGCAGACCATCGAAGCCCTTAAGGAGAAGATTTACAGGCTAGAGGTTCAGTTAAAGGAAACAACCCATGACAGGGAAATGACCAAATTAAAACAGGAGCTGCAGGCGGCTGGTTCTAGGAAAAAAGTGGATAAAGCCGTGATGGCTCAGCCCCATGTCATCAGCAGGATGGTGGAGGCTGTCGTGCAAATGAGAGACCAAATGGTGGGAGACCATGTGGATGTTGCCGATTCGTCGGTGGGAAACCACCTGCAGACGAGCAGCGTCGGCACCTCCTGCAGACCTGCGGTGCAGAGCGCGGCGGCAGGCCCCGAGCTGCTGATGAGCCGGTGGCTGGTGAGGGAGCGGGCGGAGGTGCGAGACCAGGGCACGGGGCGCTCTGTTGAGCTGCGCAACAAGGCGGTGGGCGCAGCGACGAGCGTCTGTGAGACAGGCGTCAACACGGAGGAGCCGGCaggcgctgccagccccgccCGGGCGGCGCAGGCGGTCGGAGCGGTGCGGTCTGTGGGCTGTGGAGATTGCTCGGTGGATGTGGTGGTTTGCACCCCCAAGGCGTGCGTGTCCCGTGAGACGGCCACGGAGGCTGTGCCCAGGGCAGAGGCGACGGTGATGGCCGTGCCTTCTATGGCTAGCCGGCAAACCAGCACCGCTTTGGAGATGGTGAGCCAGTGCACCGGCACGGAGATGCCCTCCCTGGCAGAGTGTGGGACGAACACTTGTCTGAGCAGCTGCGACAAACAGACCAACACGGAGAGCGTGGAGACGCGGAGCGTGGCGGTGGGAGATGGCCGGGTGAAGGACGTACACACGGCTGCTAAAACACGCTCGGTTGGAGTGGGCACCTTGCTCTCCAGCCACCCTGGCTTTGAAAAGCCCTCGGCAATAAAAACCAAAGACTGTGGCGTTGGGCAGATAGACGTTCATGAGAACTACCTGGTTGGTCTTAAAATGAGGAGCATTGCCTGCGGACCCCCTCCGTTGCCGGTTGTGCCGGCTGGCACCAGGAGCATCGGTGTTGGTGGAGAGTCTGTGTGCGAGCCGGTGAGTGGTCTTTTGGAGAGCCCTCTGCCTCCGCCGGAGCTGAGGACGGGCTTGGATCACTACATCGAGCGtgtgcagaagctgctgcaggaacagcagacGCTGCTTGCTGAAAATTACAGTGAATTGGCAGAAGCCTTTGGGGAGCCCCACTCCCAGATTGGATCTCTCAATTCGCAGCTCATCAGCACCCTCACCTCCATCAACTCTGTCATGAAGTACGCCAGCACGGAGGAGCTGCGGAGCCTGGACCTTC
Coding sequences within it:
- the KANK1 gene encoding KN motif and ankyrin repeat domain-containing protein 1 produces the protein METRRRLEQERMMQVTPGDVRRPRLSSFGGMGSTSSLPSFVGSSGYGHMSQQLQNGYQGNGDYGACFSPSLGSSIRHSPMSSGISTPVTNVSPVHLQHIREQMAVALKRLKELEEQVKTIPVLQVKISVLQEEKRHMMAELKNQRKATQNDTYGFRKRSYSAGNAEQWEHMSQVRRGGELYIDCEEEVESVEQSSQRIEEFRQLTAEMQALEKKIQDSNYDSPANLRVNRESLTKETRSVAVGADENMNDVIIYNRSARQHREVAVGTEKEVREAGVGVTEAMLGLSTEVEKEIELQQQTIEALKEKIYRLEVQLKETTHDREMTKLKQELQAAGSRKKVDKAVMAQPHVISRMVEAVVQMRDQMVGDHVDVADSSVGNHLQTSSVGTSCRPAVQSAAAGPELLMSRWLVRERAEVRDQGTGRSVELRNKAVGAATSVCETGVNTEEPAGAASPARAAQAVGAVRSVGCGDCSVDVVVCTPKACVSRETATEAVPRAEATVMAVPSMASRQTSTALEMVSQCTGTEMPSLAECGTNTCLSSCDKQTNTESVETRSVAVGDGRVKDVHTAAKTRSVGVGTLLSSHPGFEKPSAIKTKDCGVGQIDVHENYLVGLKMRSIACGPPPLPVVPAGTRSIGVGGESVCEPVSGLLESPLPPPELRTGLDHYIERVQKLLQEQQTLLAENYSELAEAFGEPHSQIGSLNSQLISTLTSINSVMKYASTEELRSLDLQKPCVERSAASGATLEYIPHGQLANAHLTSNLRTLKLEQDIVPAQEERKTPLVEAVRGRKSFSSQDKTLAPINLTDDQLASGLYVCTNNENTLKSIMKKRDGKKDLSNTKKNLQFVGINGGYETTSSDDSSSEESSSSDSEEECEGHEYPGGQCTEEGQPLPCAPEVCAVGAEKDSNPLDCEAEEVEIRERYELSEKMLSACHLLRNNIDDPKALTNKDVRFCLNTIQHEWFRVSSQKSAVPEMVGDYITAFEEISPAVLRHIINMADGNGNTALHYSVSHSNFEIVKLLLDANVCNVNHQNKAGYTPIMLAALAAVEAEKDMRIVEELFSCGDVNAKASQAGQTALMLAVSHGRIDMVKALLACGADVNIQDDEGSTALMCASEHGHVEIVKLLLAQPGCNGTLEDNDGSTALSIALEAGHKDIAVLLYAHVNFSKTQSPGTPRLSRKTSPGPTHRATFE